A DNA window from Gemella massiliensis contains the following coding sequences:
- a CDS encoding site-specific DNA-methyltransferase, translating into MANLSKIKREKMLEYLEKLKVQNNNDENIRAITEIENALNEKKYGLVWEEHSEKVDKMLEHNIPIFIEDETRKITANEDEPYNFLLEGDNLHSLKLLEKTHKGKIDVTYIDPPYNTGNKDFIYDDSFVDKTDGYAHSKWLSFMEKRLVIARELLSSDGVIFISIDDNEQAQLKLLCDSIFGEDNFIAVYKWNKTATAPSLSQKVRNKYEYIICYEKIRNSINYNGGTVDGGDVPLLNRGNNVRDIFFKKGSVKFMFDGELKPGIYDRVELKNDIKIIDGLADKDFTISGEFKWTQETLNKEVDLGTTFIVKSKKLSIRFIRKVIKSKRPSDIISKEECGVDTNETAKRELFELVPNNSMDYPKPKSLVSYLVKFNESGRKNNIILDFFAGSGTTGHAVMQLNKEDGGNRKYILCTNNENNICEEITYQRLKNIQEEFPHNLKYYKTDFIPKFSDDEESISDKMMEHIRELIELEYAIELDDKKYIILDDEDALDKAISKIENGGKLFVRSGIFLSRSNQRILEEKGVSIIEIPEYYFREELKEVGEL; encoded by the coding sequence ATGGCGAATTTATCTAAAATCAAGCGAGAAAAAATGCTTGAGTATCTTGAGAAATTGAAGGTACAAAATAATAATGATGAAAACATTCGTGCTATTACAGAGATAGAAAATGCACTTAATGAAAAGAAATATGGTCTTGTATGGGAAGAACACTCTGAAAAAGTCGATAAAATGCTGGAACATAATATCCCGATCTTTATAGAAGATGAGACGAGAAAAATCACAGCAAACGAAGATGAACCATATAACTTTTTACTTGAAGGAGATAACCTTCATTCTTTGAAATTATTGGAGAAAACTCACAAGGGAAAGATTGATGTTACCTATATTGATCCGCCTTATAATACAGGGAATAAAGATTTTATTTATGATGATTCATTTGTAGATAAAACAGATGGATATGCACACAGTAAATGGTTGTCATTTATGGAGAAAAGGTTAGTGATTGCGAGAGAACTTCTTTCGAGTGATGGAGTAATATTTATTTCTATTGATGATAACGAACAGGCTCAATTAAAATTACTATGTGACAGTATATTTGGTGAGGATAATTTTATTGCAGTTTATAAATGGAACAAAACTGCTACAGCACCATCATTGTCACAAAAAGTCAGGAACAAGTATGAATATATTATTTGTTATGAAAAAATAAGAAATTCAATAAATTATAATGGCGGAACAGTGGACGGTGGAGATGTTCCGTTGTTGAATAGAGGAAATAATGTTAGGGACATTTTCTTTAAAAAAGGCAGTGTCAAGTTTATGTTTGATGGAGAATTAAAACCTGGAATTTACGACAGGGTTGAATTAAAAAATGATATAAAAATAATTGATGGATTAGCTGATAAAGATTTTACAATAAGTGGTGAATTTAAATGGACTCAAGAGACTTTGAATAAAGAAGTTGATTTAGGGACAACATTTATCGTGAAAAGTAAAAAGCTATCAATTCGTTTTATTAGAAAAGTAATAAAAAGCAAGCGTCCTTCCGATATAATTTCAAAAGAAGAATGTGGAGTAGATACAAATGAGACTGCTAAAAGAGAGCTATTCGAATTAGTTCCAAATAATAGCATGGATTATCCAAAGCCTAAATCCTTAGTATCTTATTTGGTCAAATTTAATGAATCTGGTCGTAAAAATAATATAATCCTTGACTTCTTCGCTGGGTCAGGCACTACTGGTCATGCTGTTATGCAACTTAATAAGGAAGATGGTGGTAATCGTAAATATATTCTCTGTACGAATAATGAAAACAATATTTGCGAGGAAATTACTTATCAAAGACTTAAGAATATTCAAGAGGAATTCCCACATAATCTGAAATATTATAAAACTGATTTTATACCAAAATTTTCTGATGATGAGGAAAGTATCTCAGATAAGATGATGGAACATATTAGAGAGTTGATTGAACTGGAATATGCTATCGAGCTTGATGATAAGAAATATATTATTCTTGACGATGAAGATGCGTTAGATAAAGCTATATCTAAAATTGAAAATGGCGGAAAATTATTTGTGCGTTCGGGTATATTCCTATCACGGAGTAATCAAAGAATACTTGAAGAAAAGGGGGTCAGTATCATTGAAATTCCGGAATACTATTTCAGAGAAGAACTAAAGGAGGTTGGCGAGCTATGA
- a CDS encoding DEAD/DEAH box helicase: MINIKLKNFQEDAVDFLFSKTTDSNSKPKIVMQSPTGSGKTIILVAYIEKYLDFHRDSVVCWFCSGKGELEEQSKEKMERFAPTLKTGNVFDILNTGFESATTYFINWETITKKDNTAIRDSERKNLFERISEAHNRNLNFIVIIDEEHQNNTSKADDIISSINAKYEIRVSATPNKRVVGEFYEIPEIDVINEGLITRFMYINDGLDTVAVENTLHETDILLEKADEIRKQIAQAYIDEKEDIRPLVLVQFPNLNDDLIEHVEEKLNLMGYSYENKLLASWFSAENKEDKDRKSKKLGKINIGTTEDDSVTKSNATPVFLLFKQALATGWDCPRAKILVKLRENMSETFEIQTLGRLRRMPKAKHYGKEILDCSYLYTFDEKYKLEVIKAGNGFETQRVFIKEEPKNIKLVKEIRNLDGSYVDEQAIRNRVYEFFKEKYHLSNIKADNVKLLENNSFVFGTALSRQYLIGKYTTLMEVREEVVNYSAMSIEVNTHTHGIELQHNVDAIKKHVGLVYNKTSQILKTLFLKGFGNNNYKLLNLTLREYYAFIINNAEFLKRDFIEFSGQRQDQLMFLENKTEEFKIPLEEHYRYVPFERYVK; the protein is encoded by the coding sequence ATGATAAATATTAAACTTAAAAATTTTCAAGAAGATGCCGTTGACTTCTTATTTAGCAAAACAACAGACAGCAATTCCAAACCTAAGATTGTGATGCAGAGCCCGACAGGAAGTGGAAAGACTATTATTTTAGTTGCATATATTGAAAAATATCTCGATTTTCATAGAGATAGTGTAGTTTGTTGGTTCTGTTCAGGAAAGGGAGAACTTGAAGAACAATCGAAAGAAAAAATGGAACGCTTTGCTCCAACGCTAAAAACAGGAAATGTTTTCGATATTTTAAATACCGGTTTTGAAAGTGCGACTACCTATTTCATTAATTGGGAGACTATTACTAAAAAAGATAATACTGCTATAAGAGATAGTGAAAGGAAAAATCTGTTTGAACGAATTAGTGAAGCACATAATAGAAACTTAAATTTTATTGTCATCATTGATGAAGAACATCAGAATAATACTTCAAAGGCAGATGATATTATCTCGAGTATTAATGCAAAATATGAAATTCGTGTATCGGCAACTCCTAATAAAAGGGTGGTCGGAGAGTTCTATGAGATTCCTGAGATTGATGTTATAAACGAAGGACTTATTACAAGGTTTATGTACATTAATGATGGGCTTGATACAGTAGCAGTCGAAAATACATTACATGAGACAGATATTTTATTAGAAAAAGCAGATGAAATTCGAAAGCAAATTGCTCAGGCTTATATTGACGAAAAGGAAGATATAAGACCTCTTGTATTAGTTCAATTTCCTAACTTGAATGATGATTTAATAGAACACGTGGAAGAGAAGCTGAATTTAATGGGATATTCATATGAGAATAAGCTTCTTGCAAGTTGGTTTTCAGCAGAAAATAAAGAGGATAAAGATAGGAAGTCAAAGAAATTAGGGAAAATAAATATTGGAACAACAGAAGATGATAGCGTAACAAAATCAAATGCAACTCCTGTATTTTTGCTATTTAAACAAGCTCTGGCGACAGGTTGGGATTGCCCACGTGCAAAGATACTCGTTAAACTTCGTGAGAATATGAGTGAAACCTTTGAAATCCAGACTCTTGGTCGTTTAAGACGTATGCCTAAAGCAAAACATTACGGCAAAGAAATTTTAGACTGCTCTTATCTCTATACTTTTGACGAAAAATATAAACTGGAGGTTATTAAAGCTGGCAATGGTTTTGAAACTCAAAGAGTATTTATCAAAGAAGAACCTAAAAATATAAAACTGGTTAAAGAGATAAGAAACCTTGACGGCAGTTATGTTGATGAGCAGGCTATTAGAAACAGAGTTTATGAGTTTTTTAAGGAAAAGTATCATCTTTCAAATATCAAGGCGGATAATGTTAAATTACTAGAAAATAACAGTTTTGTTTTTGGAACAGCACTATCAAGACAGTATTTAATTGGTAAATATACAACTTTAATGGAAGTGAGAGAAGAAGTTGTTAATTATAGTGCTATGTCAATTGAAGTAAATACCCATACACATGGTATTGAACTTCAGCATAATGTTGATGCTATAAAGAAGCATGTAGGACTTGTATATAATAAAACCAGTCAGATCTTGAAAACATTATTCTTAAAAGGGTTCGGTAATAATAATTACAAACTCTTAAACTTAACCTTGCGGGAATATTATGCTTTTATTATCAACAATGCAGAATTTCTAAAACGAGATTTTATTGAGTTTTCCGGGCAAAGACAGGATCAACTTATGTTCCTTGAGAATAAGACGGAAGAATTTAAGATTCCTCTTGAAGAGCATTACAGGTATGTTCCATTTGAACGGTATGTAAAATAG
- a CDS encoding AAA family ATPase encodes MESMKLVQFRVRNFKSVQDSGVIKCENITNLIGVNEAGKSNLLLALWKLNPARNGEIIFTSDMPVEKLAEYRTNPEQHYFIDAEFKIIKKDLIEDLSNEFCIDASIFDDVLVSRNYAGKYIVKFPKFEERGITIKNILLDKIGDFKTKVNDLSNAGKGEDGFKESLIEKLDALLSKIEIETNISTNQYLKLKEEVNQIEKSSMATSSINPHIDEFVEKFSGLDEIVNLLNKEENSNIRDLVIKNLPSFVYYANYGNLDSEIYLPKVIKDFKSTKEHSEKFNAKIRTLKVLFDYVNLSPDEIMEMGQYSYRTKEYGTITELTEEQIKAGQEKTKEREVLLNSASTKLTKDFKEWWKQGDYIFDLRADGEYFRIWVSDEKRPARIPLEDRSTGLQWFLSFFMVFLVESKDSYKNCVLLLDEAGTSLHPMAQKDLLNFFENLSITNQIITTTHSPFLVDVNHLERTKVVFVDDKGYTKVSEDLRAGEKKKNATGAVYAVHAALGLSVSEGLLNGCNLIVVEGQSDQFYLNAIKQYLISTNKISPVKEMIFVPAGGVKSVKQLTSLIAGKQQELPVVVLDSDKSGEDYASKLEKELYSNDKDKILMIKKFVGIENAEIEDLFPEVILERPIERIINDRDFRFKDEFDRNKPVISQIEEWANTYSIDLIQGYKVELSKDIKRDLISGNISEMIPDEYITKWVSLFNKIIR; translated from the coding sequence ATGGAAAGTATGAAATTAGTACAATTTAGAGTTAGGAATTTTAAATCAGTACAGGATAGCGGAGTTATAAAATGTGAAAACATAACCAACTTAATAGGTGTTAATGAAGCGGGAAAATCCAACTTATTATTGGCATTGTGGAAATTGAATCCAGCAAGAAATGGGGAGATAATTTTCACGAGTGATATGCCTGTAGAAAAATTAGCAGAATACAGGACAAATCCAGAACAACATTATTTTATAGATGCTGAATTTAAAATTATAAAAAAAGATTTAATTGAAGATTTATCAAATGAATTTTGTATAGATGCTTCGATCTTTGATGATGTATTAGTATCAAGAAATTATGCTGGAAAATATATTGTGAAATTTCCAAAATTTGAAGAGAGAGGAATTACAATTAAAAATATACTTTTGGATAAAATAGGTGATTTTAAAACAAAGGTTAATGATTTGAGTAATGCAGGAAAAGGAGAAGATGGATTTAAAGAAAGTTTAATAGAGAAACTAGATGCTTTGTTATCTAAAATTGAAATAGAAACTAACATATCAACAAATCAGTATTTGAAATTAAAAGAAGAAGTAAACCAAATAGAAAAAAGTAGTATGGCAACATCATCAATAAATCCCCACATTGATGAATTTGTTGAAAAATTTTCTGGATTGGATGAAATTGTAAATTTATTGAATAAAGAGGAGAATTCCAATATACGGGACTTGGTTATAAAAAATTTACCTAGTTTTGTGTACTATGCTAATTATGGTAATTTAGATTCAGAAATATATTTGCCGAAAGTTATAAAAGATTTTAAATCTACTAAAGAACATAGCGAAAAATTTAATGCCAAAATACGAACTTTGAAAGTTTTGTTTGATTATGTTAATTTAAGCCCTGATGAAATAATGGAGATGGGGCAATACTCATATAGAACAAAAGAATATGGAACAATCACCGAATTAACAGAGGAACAGATTAAAGCTGGTCAAGAAAAAACCAAAGAGAGAGAAGTATTATTAAATTCAGCATCTACCAAATTGACAAAAGATTTTAAGGAATGGTGGAAGCAAGGGGACTATATATTTGATTTGAGAGCAGATGGTGAGTATTTTAGAATTTGGGTTTCAGACGAAAAACGCCCAGCACGTATTCCTTTAGAAGATAGAAGCACAGGATTACAATGGTTTTTAAGTTTTTTTATGGTATTTTTAGTAGAAAGTAAGGACTCATATAAAAATTGTGTTTTATTATTAGATGAAGCTGGTACATCGTTGCATCCTATGGCTCAAAAAGATTTATTGAATTTTTTTGAAAATCTTTCTATTACAAATCAAATAATTACAACTACACATTCTCCATTTTTAGTTGATGTAAATCATCTTGAGAGAACTAAGGTTGTATTTGTTGATGATAAAGGATATACAAAAGTATCTGAAGACTTGAGAGCCGGGGAGAAAAAGAAAAATGCAACAGGAGCGGTATATGCGGTTCATGCAGCATTAGGATTGTCTGTATCGGAAGGGTTATTAAATGGATGCAATTTAATTGTTGTTGAAGGACAATCTGATCAGTTTTATTTAAACGCTATTAAGCAATATCTCATTTCTACTAATAAAATTTCGCCTGTAAAGGAGATGATTTTTGTACCAGCAGGAGGAGTAAAGTCAGTGAAGCAATTAACATCGTTGATTGCTGGGAAACAGCAAGAACTTCCAGTTGTTGTATTAGATTCAGATAAGTCTGGGGAAGATTATGCTTCTAAATTAGAAAAAGAGTTATATTCTAACGACAAAGATAAAATACTAATGATAAAAAAATTTGTTGGAATTGAAAATGCTGAAATAGAAGATTTGTTTCCTGAAGTGATTTTAGAACGACCAATTGAAAGAATAATAAATGATAGGGACTTTAGATTTAAAGATGAATTTGATAGAAATAAACCAGTAATAAGCCAAATTGAAGAGTGGGCGAATACTTATTCTATAGATTTAATTCAAGGTTATAAAGTTGAGTTATCAAAGGATATTAAACGCGACTTAATATCAGGTAATATTTCTGAAATGATACCTGATGAATATATTACGAAATGGGTTTCACTCTTTAATAAAATTATAAGATAA
- a CDS encoding AraC family transcriptional regulator → MKGMKLNEVLKKADLPIGIFTSDRVMMTSDEYKRFMDAIGMLVPEPEIFIHMATGEGIEMFSPPIFAAYCSKNGEECLKRLGRYKKLIGPIVYKITQSDENFIINLTSVDNGELSQTFVIGEFLFLVSLIRRATKEMIKPISVMIQGKEVGHEYSKFLGSEIEISDSNEIVFSISDMQIPFITENSAMLSYFEPELVKRIDEMEIDNSVSARIRSVMSELLPAGKCTIDDASEKLGMSKRTLQRHLSEENTTFQKQLNATREVLAKHYIKTTTMSVDDIAFLLGYLETNSFLRAFNTWTGMSVGEYKRNGV, encoded by the coding sequence ATGAAGGGAATGAAACTTAACGAAGTGTTGAAAAAGGCAGACCTGCCTATAGGAATTTTCACTTCAGACAGGGTGATGATGACTTCAGATGAATACAAGAGATTTATGGACGCCATAGGCATGCTTGTTCCCGAACCTGAAATATTTATTCATATGGCAACAGGGGAAGGAATCGAGATGTTCTCGCCTCCAATCTTTGCAGCCTATTGTAGCAAAAATGGCGAAGAATGTTTGAAGAGACTGGGTAGATATAAAAAACTAATTGGACCTATAGTGTATAAAATCACGCAAAGCGATGAAAATTTTATTATAAATTTGACTTCCGTAGACAATGGGGAGTTATCACAAACTTTTGTTATCGGAGAATTCCTGTTTCTTGTAAGTTTAATTAGAAGAGCAACGAAAGAGATGATTAAACCTATATCAGTTATGATACAAGGAAAAGAAGTAGGACATGAGTATTCTAAATTTCTTGGTTCTGAAATTGAAATATCTGATAGCAATGAAATTGTATTTTCTATAAGCGATATGCAGATTCCTTTTATCACAGAAAATAGTGCTATGCTATCATATTTTGAGCCGGAACTGGTTAAGCGTATTGATGAAATGGAAATAGATAACAGTGTAAGTGCCCGTATCAGAAGTGTAATGTCAGAGCTGCTTCCGGCGGGAAAATGCACCATTGATGATGCTAGCGAAAAACTGGGGATGAGTAAAAGAACTTTGCAAAGACATTTGAGTGAAGAAAATACAACTTTTCAAAAACAGTTAAATGCTACCAGAGAGGTACTTGCAAAACATTATATAAAAACAACTACTATGAGTGTTGATGATATAGCGTTTCTTTTGGGATACTTAGAAACAAACTCATTTCTCAGAGCGTTTAATACATGGACAGGTATGAGTGTTGGTGAATACAAAAGAAACGGTGTCTAA